The following coding sequences are from one Roseburia hominis A2-183 window:
- a CDS encoding carbohydrate ABC transporter permease — MLYKKKWPLVVFLVPGLLFMLVFLYIPFVQNIKNSFYDMTAIIEMPGTEWKFIGFENYKKLFTDPDVRTALVNSLKMMVLTVIFEVGIAFVLAVMVSQIKKLQQLFRTVYFFPVVISATAIGLLFKLFYNYNGGMLNQILESIGAKPVNWLSPSLAFIMVCIPTLWSYIGFYFVILLTGLSDIPDDIYEAASIDGCSRFKQVFYITLPMMKPVFFTSVTLAVTGALKVFDLPWVMVPNGAPQGLTHFLGTYMYQQTFGLNNYDYGSTLAVLIVVLGIVVSKAVGFLTADADDKEAKKRARAEKKKGVA, encoded by the coding sequence ATGTTATATAAGAAAAAATGGCCGCTTGTGGTGTTTTTGGTACCGGGTTTATTGTTCATGTTAGTCTTTCTTTACATACCGTTCGTGCAGAATATTAAGAACAGCTTTTATGATATGACGGCAATCATCGAGATGCCGGGAACTGAATGGAAGTTTATTGGATTTGAAAATTACAAGAAATTGTTTACAGACCCGGATGTGAGGACGGCACTCGTCAATTCCCTGAAGATGATGGTGCTCACGGTGATTTTTGAGGTCGGAATCGCATTTGTGCTTGCGGTAATGGTTTCACAGATAAAAAAGCTTCAGCAGTTATTCCGTACGGTGTACTTTTTTCCGGTAGTGATTTCTGCAACGGCGATTGGTCTGTTGTTCAAATTATTCTACAACTATAACGGTGGTATGCTGAATCAGATTTTAGAGAGCATTGGAGCAAAGCCGGTCAACTGGCTTTCCCCCAGCCTGGCATTTATCATGGTCTGTATCCCGACGCTGTGGAGTTACATCGGTTTTTACTTTGTCATTCTACTCACGGGGTTAAGCGATATTCCTGACGACATATATGAAGCGGCGTCCATCGATGGATGCAGCCGCTTTAAACAGGTATTTTATATTACACTGCCAATGATGAAACCGGTATTCTTTACATCGGTCACACTGGCGGTAACGGGAGCATTAAAAGTATTTGATCTTCCGTGGGTCATGGTGCCAAACGGCGCGCCGCAGGGACTGACCCATTTCCTTGGAACGTATATGTACCAGCAGACCTTCGGACTGAACAATTATGATTATGGTTCTACACTGGCGGTACTGATCGTGGTGCTCGGCATTGTGGTGTCGAAGGCAGTCGGCTTTCTTACGGCAGATGCGGACGACAAAGAAGCGAAAAAGCGCGCAAGAGCAGAGAAAAAGAAGGGGGTGGCTTAA
- a CDS encoding ABC transporter substrate-binding protein: MKKKVLSMMLAGAMTVSMLAGCGAGSDETATTDNTAADTKTETAGTTEAGGGTAEASGNPVTLRTVSMFGGTDPNKETYEAINKEFMEQYDYITIEDNSQTSDEEWKAAVNADFSVGNEPDVIQFFTDATADSIIATDKLVSIEDIRAEYPDYAADTLDSALQAAANTDGVERAVPTTGYWEGLYCNKDLFDQYDLELPTDWASMETAIETFKENDIIPIACSLNNVPHYWIEFLMLYASGVDEYTSIPTSAPEGWVKGLEMFKTLRDMGAFPEDTDTVDDAYTGQLFRDKKAAMQLDGSWYAGNIEDTDNTVVIAFPGVPDQKAEAGSLVGGISSGFYITKKAWEDPDKRDAAVKFVMAHTCQAGVQRYWEATGAVSQAAVEVTPVEGATPFAQSIAEYTSNATAIVAPTDSRIGDAYKTLVVEIVKVSTGAMSAEDAINEALTLVQQ; encoded by the coding sequence ATGAAGAAAAAGGTATTATCCATGATGCTGGCTGGCGCAATGACAGTGTCCATGCTGGCAGGATGCGGGGCAGGGTCCGATGAGACTGCAACGACAGACAACACGGCAGCCGACACAAAGACAGAGACAGCCGGAACAACAGAAGCAGGCGGGGGTACTGCAGAAGCATCCGGAAATCCGGTGACATTAAGAACTGTGTCGATGTTCGGAGGAACCGATCCGAATAAGGAGACCTACGAAGCAATCAACAAAGAGTTTATGGAGCAGTATGACTACATAACGATCGAAGACAATTCACAGACATCCGATGAGGAATGGAAAGCAGCAGTCAATGCGGACTTCTCCGTAGGCAATGAGCCGGATGTCATCCAGTTCTTCACGGATGCAACCGCAGACAGCATCATTGCAACGGATAAGCTGGTATCAATTGAAGACATCCGCGCAGAATATCCGGACTATGCGGCAGACACACTGGATTCCGCATTACAGGCAGCAGCAAACACCGACGGTGTTGAGCGTGCGGTTCCGACAACCGGATACTGGGAAGGCTTATACTGCAACAAGGATCTGTTCGACCAGTACGATCTGGAACTTCCGACAGACTGGGCTTCCATGGAGACAGCGATTGAGACGTTCAAGGAGAACGACATCATTCCGATTGCCTGCTCGTTAAACAACGTACCGCATTACTGGATTGAGTTCCTGATGTTATATGCATCCGGCGTGGATGAGTATACTTCCATTCCGACGAGCGCGCCGGAAGGATGGGTAAAGGGTCTTGAGATGTTTAAGACATTAAGAGATATGGGGGCATTCCCGGAGGATACCGACACCGTTGATGACGCATACACAGGCCAGTTATTCCGCGACAAGAAAGCTGCCATGCAGTTAGACGGTTCCTGGTATGCAGGAAACATCGAGGATACCGACAACACCGTTGTGATCGCATTCCCGGGTGTTCCGGATCAGAAAGCAGAGGCGGGCTCTTTGGTAGGCGGTATCTCTTCCGGATTCTATATCACAAAGAAGGCATGGGAAGATCCGGACAAGAGAGATGCAGCAGTGAAATTCGTCATGGCACACACCTGCCAGGCAGGCGTTCAGAGATACTGGGAAGCAACCGGCGCTGTGTCCCAGGCAGCTGTTGAGGTAACACCGGTAGAGGGTGCAACACCGTTTGCACAGTCTATCGCAGAGTACACAAGCAACGCAACGGCGATCGTGGCACCGACAGATTCCAGAATCGGCGATGCATACAAGACACTTGTGGTAGAGATTGTCAAGGTATCTACAGGTGCTATGTCGGCGGAAGATGCCATCAACGAGGCACTCACATTGGTGCAGCAGTAA
- a CDS encoding sensor histidine kinase, which produces MEKKRRLSSLKKKIIVFVILCWGVPIAVFFAYTTSSYRKGIIEKTEGLMEDQLENMASFASIRIEDAITLCQRPSYEKTWENAWKKYLRGDYSRNDYLQDVYTSLRGKFYLDERFNMYAYYCYGTEDPESFSSRTGISLKSYVDEIQPYLKDVIDSDSAYACVRVVDGRIFIVRNLYTTMDYTRYGTLVVELNRSKVFQDVDTGLLNDMVVCFGSRDARVDFVKNEEKSDKEQLLEQLLQKYDGVSSHTFSKAEDATYRAYLYQERRDDFHIGIVLFARKSELYSGLYQFYTIVALMFLLLIPLFGYVVYFIRRNIQHPIDRMLRASGRMEAGEMGITVEGDMPNQEFMQMKESFDSMSAQVKYLFDSMYSEKLARKDAQIQALQAQINPHFLNNTLEMMNWQARMSGDTVVSKMIESLGTVLDYRMNRANVKEIHLAEELQCIDAYFYIMSMRFGQRLSIERKIDDDLLYLMVPPLILQPIVENAIVHGVETVKNGVIRLHVYHDDENVYLKVRNTGKKMTEEELERIHAILEGDESKLPKNTGRHTSIGIQNVNRRIRLVYGDEYGLSIEQEEDCITVSTITIPYVDHEDEISLKERSEAQNELKNIARLNK; this is translated from the coding sequence ATGGAGAAAAAGAGACGACTGTCGTCATTGAAGAAGAAAATTATAGTATTTGTCATCCTGTGCTGGGGTGTCCCGATCGCGGTATTTTTTGCATATACCACCAGCTCCTACCGGAAGGGAATCATTGAGAAGACGGAAGGTCTGATGGAGGATCAGTTAGAGAATATGGCTTCCTTTGCATCGATCCGCATCGAGGATGCCATCACGCTCTGCCAGAGACCTTCCTATGAGAAGACCTGGGAGAATGCCTGGAAAAAATACCTCCGGGGAGACTATTCCAGAAACGACTATCTTCAGGATGTCTATACCAGTCTGCGCGGAAAGTTCTATCTGGACGAGCGTTTTAATATGTATGCCTACTACTGTTACGGAACCGAAGATCCGGAGAGCTTTTCTTCGCGCACCGGCATCTCGTTAAAGAGTTATGTGGATGAGATACAGCCTTACCTCAAAGATGTGATAGATTCGGATTCGGCGTATGCCTGCGTGCGGGTGGTCGACGGGCGTATTTTTATCGTCCGCAATCTGTACACGACGATGGATTATACACGGTACGGTACGCTGGTGGTGGAGTTAAACCGCAGCAAGGTGTTTCAGGATGTGGATACCGGTCTTTTGAATGATATGGTGGTCTGCTTCGGAAGCCGCGATGCGCGGGTTGACTTTGTGAAAAACGAGGAGAAGAGTGACAAGGAACAGCTTTTAGAGCAGCTTCTGCAAAAGTATGACGGGGTGAGCAGCCACACATTCTCAAAGGCGGAGGACGCTACCTACCGCGCGTATCTGTATCAGGAGCGGCGGGATGATTTTCACATCGGCATTGTACTTTTTGCCAGAAAGAGCGAACTCTATTCCGGGCTGTACCAGTTCTATACGATTGTTGCGCTGATGTTTTTGCTGTTGATTCCGCTGTTTGGCTATGTGGTGTATTTTATCCGCAGGAATATCCAGCACCCGATCGACCGGATGCTCCGCGCTTCCGGACGGATGGAAGCGGGAGAGATGGGAATCACGGTCGAGGGAGACATGCCCAATCAGGAATTTATGCAGATGAAGGAGAGCTTCGACAGCATGTCCGCGCAGGTGAAGTATCTGTTTGATTCCATGTACAGTGAAAAGCTTGCGCGCAAGGATGCACAGATTCAGGCGCTTCAGGCGCAGATCAATCCGCATTTCCTGAACAATACGTTAGAGATGATGAACTGGCAGGCACGGATGTCGGGAGATACGGTCGTGTCTAAAATGATTGAATCGCTGGGAACCGTGCTTGATTACCGGATGAACCGCGCCAATGTAAAGGAGATTCACCTTGCGGAGGAACTGCAGTGCATTGATGCCTATTTTTACATTATGTCCATGCGGTTCGGGCAGAGACTCTCGATCGAGCGCAAGATTGACGATGATCTGCTCTATCTGATGGTGCCGCCGCTGATCTTACAGCCGATTGTGGAAAATGCGATTGTGCATGGGGTGGAGACGGTAAAAAACGGCGTCATCCGGCTTCACGTATACCACGATGATGAAAATGTCTACTTAAAAGTGCGCAATACGGGCAAAAAGATGACGGAGGAGGAGCTGGAGCGGATCCATGCTATATTGGAGGGCGATGAGAGCAAGCTTCCGAAGAATACCGGACGCCACACCTCCATTGGGATTCAGAACGTGAATCGCAGAATCCGCCTGGTATATGGGGACGAATACGGTCTGTCGATCGAGCAGGAGGAAGACTGCATCACGGTTTCGACGATTACGATACCGTACGTTGACCATGAGGATGAAATATCGTTAAAAGAGAGAAGCGAAGCGCAAAATGAGTTAAAGAACATAGCAAGATTGAACAAATAA
- a CDS encoding phosphoglucomutase/phosphomannomutase family protein codes for MIKFGTGGWRAVIGDDFTKANIQLLAQGLVNKMKSEGVTEQGIVMGYDRRFLSKEAMQWAAEVFAAAQIKAYLINKSSPTPLVMFYVMKHDFPYGMMITASHNPAIYNGIKVFTAGGRDADEIQTKDLEDYIADIASDGVCAVAYEDGKAAGYIEEIYPLNEYIDNIIASVDMKAIRDADLKVALDPMYGVSETSLKTILLTARCEVATIHDRHDTLFGGKLPAPSAATLHSLQNYVVEKQCDIGIATDGDADRIGVIDDKGNFLHPNDILVLLYYYLVKFKGWHGPVVRNIATTHMLDKVAEQFGEKCYEVPVGFKYVSAKMQETGAIIGGESSGGLTVHGHINGKDGIYAAALLIEMLAVTGKKLSQIMDDIHAECGEIHMEERDYKFTLEKKLKMQEVLMEQKQLPDLPEEIDHVSYLDGSKVYFKNGGWVIARFSGTEPLLRIFCEMPDAVEAADICTRYEQFLDL; via the coding sequence ATGATCAAATTTGGAACCGGCGGCTGGAGAGCCGTGATTGGAGACGATTTTACAAAGGCAAATATACAGCTTCTGGCGCAGGGGCTGGTCAACAAAATGAAGAGCGAGGGTGTGACCGAGCAGGGCATCGTTATGGGATATGACCGCAGATTCCTCTCCAAAGAAGCCATGCAGTGGGCGGCAGAGGTATTTGCAGCGGCACAGATCAAGGCATACCTGATCAACAAATCCTCGCCGACACCGCTTGTCATGTTCTACGTGATGAAGCATGATTTTCCGTACGGAATGATGATTACCGCAAGCCATAACCCGGCAATCTATAACGGAATCAAGGTGTTTACTGCGGGCGGCCGTGATGCCGACGAGATCCAGACGAAGGATCTGGAGGACTACATTGCCGACATCGCATCGGACGGCGTCTGCGCGGTTGCATATGAGGATGGAAAAGCGGCGGGCTATATCGAGGAGATCTATCCGCTCAATGAGTACATAGACAATATCATTGCATCGGTGGATATGAAAGCTATCCGCGACGCTGATCTTAAGGTGGCACTGGATCCGATGTACGGCGTGAGTGAGACATCGTTAAAGACGATTCTTTTAACTGCCCGCTGCGAGGTGGCGACAATTCATGACAGACATGATACACTGTTCGGCGGAAAACTTCCGGCGCCTTCCGCTGCAACGCTCCACTCACTGCAGAATTATGTGGTGGAAAAACAGTGTGACATCGGTATCGCTACAGACGGAGATGCGGACCGTATCGGCGTGATCGACGACAAGGGCAATTTCCTGCATCCGAACGATATTCTGGTGCTGCTGTATTACTATCTTGTAAAGTTTAAGGGCTGGCATGGACCTGTGGTGCGCAATATAGCGACCACCCATATGCTGGATAAAGTGGCAGAGCAGTTCGGAGAAAAATGCTATGAAGTGCCGGTTGGTTTTAAGTATGTCTCCGCTAAGATGCAGGAGACAGGAGCCATCATCGGAGGCGAGTCTTCCGGCGGTCTGACCGTACACGGGCACATCAACGGAAAAGACGGCATCTATGCGGCGGCGCTTCTGATCGAGATGCTGGCAGTGACCGGGAAAAAGCTTTCGCAGATCATGGATGATATTCACGCAGAATGTGGGGAGATCCATATGGAAGAGCGTGATTATAAGTTCACACTGGAGAAAAAGCTTAAGATGCAGGAAGTTTTAATGGAGCAGAAGCAGCTGCCGGATTTGCCGGAAGAGATTGACCATGTCTCCTATCTGGATGGCAGCAAGGTCTACTTCAAAAATGGAGGCTGGGTCATCGCCCGCTTCTCAGGCACGGAGCCGCTGCTGCGCATTTTCTGCGAGATGCCGGATGCCGTCGAGGCGGCGGACATCTGCACCAGATACGAGCAGTTCCTTGATCTGTAG
- a CDS encoding GH36-type glycosyl hydrolase domain-containing protein, producing MQYGHFDNEKREYVIDRVDLPVSWTNYLGVKDLCVVVNHTAGGYMFYQSPEYHRVTRFRGNAVPMDRPGHYVYLRDAEDGDYWSISWQPVGKPLNQAKYTCRHGMSYTTYECDYKGIKASQTLMVPMDDAVELWDVRLKNTTDKERRLSVFSYCEFSFHHIMIDNQNFQMSLYCAGSSYDENIIEYDLFYEEFGYQYFASNVTPDGFDCLRDSFLGAYRTEDNPIAVECGTCSGSHELGNNHCGSLQKDLVLAPGEEVRLIFMLGEGSREAGKKIREKYSDMANVDAAYAQLREYWENKFAQLQIRTPNEGMNTLINTWNLYQAEVNIMFSRFASFIEVGGRTGLGYRDTAQDAMTIPHSNPEKCRQRIVELLRGLTTKGYGLHLFSPEWFDPDAKKEKKKPFKSPTVIPTVNAKDIVHGLEDACSDDALWLVPSIIEYIKETGETGFADETVTYADGGEGTVYEHMKRILDFSAEQVGATGICKGLRADWNDCLNLGGGESAMVSFLHYWAICHFLQLAEYLGRTEDVEKYQAMRERVGNVCNRELWDKEWFIRGITKNGKKIGTSEDAEGKVHLESNAWAVLSGAADVEKGKRAMDSVDKYLFTPYGILLNAPSYTVPDDDIGFVTRVYPGLKENGSIFSHPNPWAWAAECVLGRGDRAMKFYNALCPYYQNNMIEIRQSEPYSYCQFVVGRDHTAFGRARHPFMTGSGGWAYFSATRYMLGIRPDFEHLTIDPCIPADWKEFSAVRRWRGAEYDIHVENPDGVMKGVQELYLDGEKVERIPVMAQGSRHDVRVVMG from the coding sequence ATGCAGTACGGACATTTTGACAATGAGAAAAGGGAATATGTCATTGACCGCGTCGACCTGCCGGTATCGTGGACAAATTATCTCGGCGTGAAGGATTTGTGCGTCGTGGTCAATCATACGGCGGGCGGTTACATGTTCTATCAGTCTCCGGAGTATCACCGGGTGACGCGTTTTCGCGGAAATGCGGTGCCGATGGACCGGCCGGGACATTATGTGTATCTGAGGGATGCCGAGGACGGAGACTACTGGAGCATATCCTGGCAGCCGGTGGGCAAACCGCTTAATCAGGCAAAGTATACCTGCAGACACGGCATGAGCTACACGACCTATGAGTGCGATTACAAGGGAATCAAGGCAAGCCAGACGCTGATGGTTCCGATGGACGATGCGGTGGAACTGTGGGATGTGCGTCTTAAGAACACCACAGACAAAGAGAGAAGATTATCGGTATTTTCGTATTGTGAGTTCTCGTTCCATCACATTATGATTGACAACCAGAATTTCCAGATGAGCCTCTACTGTGCAGGATCATCCTACGATGAAAATATCATCGAGTATGATCTGTTCTATGAGGAATTCGGCTATCAGTATTTCGCGTCGAATGTGACGCCGGACGGATTTGACTGTCTGCGTGACAGCTTTCTGGGAGCATACCGGACGGAAGACAACCCGATTGCGGTGGAGTGCGGAACATGCAGCGGTTCTCACGAGCTTGGAAACAACCACTGCGGAAGCTTACAGAAGGATCTTGTGCTGGCGCCGGGAGAGGAAGTACGGCTGATCTTCATGCTCGGAGAGGGCAGCCGCGAAGCGGGAAAAAAGATCCGGGAAAAATATTCTGACATGGCAAATGTGGATGCGGCGTATGCACAGTTAAGGGAGTATTGGGAAAACAAATTTGCACAGCTGCAGATCAGGACGCCGAATGAGGGAATGAATACGCTCATCAATACCTGGAACCTCTATCAGGCGGAAGTAAATATCATGTTTTCGCGTTTTGCATCGTTTATCGAGGTAGGTGGCCGCACGGGTCTGGGATACCGGGATACGGCGCAGGATGCAATGACGATACCGCACTCCAATCCGGAGAAATGCAGACAGCGCATCGTGGAACTGCTGCGCGGACTCACAACCAAAGGCTACGGACTGCATCTGTTCTCGCCGGAATGGTTTGACCCGGATGCAAAAAAGGAAAAGAAAAAGCCGTTTAAGTCTCCGACGGTCATCCCGACAGTGAACGCGAAGGACATTGTGCACGGGCTGGAGGATGCCTGCTCGGATGATGCGCTCTGGCTGGTGCCATCCATTATCGAATATATCAAGGAGACGGGAGAGACTGGATTTGCAGATGAGACCGTGACCTATGCCGACGGAGGCGAGGGAACGGTATATGAACATATGAAGCGGATTTTGGATTTTTCCGCGGAACAGGTCGGCGCAACCGGAATCTGCAAGGGACTCCGCGCAGACTGGAACGATTGTCTGAACTTAGGCGGCGGAGAGAGCGCAATGGTGTCCTTCCTGCATTACTGGGCGATCTGCCACTTCCTGCAGCTGGCAGAATATCTCGGACGCACGGAGGATGTGGAAAAATATCAGGCGATGCGCGAGCGGGTAGGAAATGTCTGTAACAGGGAACTGTGGGATAAGGAATGGTTCATCCGCGGTATCACAAAGAACGGAAAGAAGATCGGAACATCGGAGGATGCGGAAGGAAAGGTACATCTGGAGTCCAATGCATGGGCAGTGCTTTCCGGTGCAGCCGATGTGGAAAAAGGAAAACGTGCGATGGATTCCGTGGATAAGTATCTGTTTACGCCGTATGGAATTCTGCTCAATGCTCCATCGTACACCGTGCCGGATGACGATATCGGATTTGTGACGCGCGTTTATCCGGGATTGAAGGAGAACGGCTCCATTTTCTCCCATCCGAATCCGTGGGCATGGGCTGCGGAGTGCGTGCTGGGACGCGGCGACCGTGCAATGAAGTTCTACAACGCACTGTGCCCGTATTATCAGAACAATATGATTGAGATCCGGCAGTCAGAACCGTATTCGTACTGCCAGTTTGTGGTCGGAAGAGACCACACAGCATTCGGACGGGCACGTCATCCGTTTATGACCGGAAGCGGCGGCTGGGCTTATTTTTCCGCAACCAGATATATGCTTGGCATCCGGCCGGATTTTGAACACCTGACCATTGATCCGTGTATCCCGGCAGACTGGAAGGAATTTTCCGCCGTCAGACGCTGGCGCGGGGCAGAGTATGATATTCACGTGGAAAACCCGGACGGCGTGATGAAGGGCGTGCAGGAATTGTATCTGGACGGAGAGAAGGTCGAACGTATCCCAGTGATGGCACAGGGAAGCAGACATGACGTCAGAGTTGTGATGGGATAG
- the pap gene encoding polyphosphate:AMP phosphotransferase — MLREWKEPVRPGEEELKMRLAAAREKLAAQQLLIKEQKVPVLVLLEGWGTAGKGYCIGQIIENIDPRHFKVESMERKTGEEERKPFLYRHFTRIPEAGKFVFLDSGWMDEVVEERLHGELSEEKYAKRIESVRRFERQLTDNGYLVMKFFLHISKKEQTRRMERLTDEKDTVWRVGKKDLWQNSHYEKCMDAFSSYLKSTNMPSAPWYIVDAKSKKWTELQVLETLTQGIDIALDNRDMAVPLLQNVFPLERMPLLSEIPLDKTLDEETYRKELKHLKQRLGELHNRLYRKKVPVIIAYEGWDAAGKGGNIKRITSALDPRGYEVHPIASPEPHEKARHYLWRFWTRLPKTGHIAIFDRSWYGRVMVERLEGFCTENDWMRAYNEINEFEKELHDWGAVIIKFWVQIDKDTQLERFNERQNTPEKQWKITEEDWRNREKWDQYETAVNEMITKTSTTYAPWHILESVDKKYARIKALRIVIEELEKALD, encoded by the coding sequence ATGCTGAGAGAGTGGAAAGAGCCGGTAAGACCCGGGGAAGAGGAATTAAAGATGCGCCTTGCGGCAGCCAGGGAAAAGCTTGCCGCCCAGCAGCTTCTCATCAAGGAGCAGAAAGTGCCGGTACTGGTGCTGCTGGAAGGCTGGGGAACGGCGGGAAAAGGCTACTGCATCGGTCAGATCATCGAGAATATTGACCCGCGCCATTTTAAGGTGGAGTCCATGGAGAGAAAGACCGGGGAGGAAGAGCGCAAGCCGTTTTTATACCGCCATTTTACCCGGATTCCGGAGGCGGGAAAGTTTGTGTTCTTAGATTCCGGCTGGATGGATGAGGTGGTGGAAGAGCGCCTTCACGGGGAGCTTTCCGAGGAAAAATATGCAAAGCGCATCGAGAGTGTGCGGCGCTTTGAACGTCAGCTGACGGATAACGGCTACCTTGTGATGAAGTTTTTCCTGCATATCTCCAAGAAGGAGCAGACCAGACGGATGGAGCGCCTCACGGATGAAAAGGACACCGTCTGGCGTGTGGGGAAAAAGGATCTGTGGCAGAACAGTCACTACGAGAAGTGCATGGATGCGTTTTCTTCCTATTTGAAGAGCACGAATATGCCGTCCGCACCGTGGTATATTGTGGATGCAAAGTCGAAGAAGTGGACGGAATTGCAGGTGCTTGAGACGCTGACGCAGGGAATTGACATTGCGCTTGACAACCGTGATATGGCGGTTCCGCTTCTGCAGAATGTATTCCCGTTAGAGCGCATGCCGCTTCTCTCGGAGATACCGCTCGATAAGACGCTCGATGAGGAGACGTACCGCAAGGAGTTAAAGCATTTAAAACAGCGGCTTGGCGAGCTGCACAACCGCCTGTACCGCAAGAAGGTTCCGGTCATCATCGCCTATGAGGGATGGGATGCTGCCGGAAAGGGAGGCAACATCAAGCGGATCACCAGTGCGCTCGACCCGAGGGGCTATGAGGTGCATCCGATCGCAAGCCCGGAGCCGCATGAGAAGGCAAGACATTATCTGTGGCGTTTCTGGACGAGACTGCCGAAGACCGGTCACATTGCAATCTTCGACCGTTCGTGGTACGGACGTGTGATGGTCGAGCGGCTGGAGGGATTCTGCACGGAAAACGACTGGATGCGCGCGTACAACGAGATCAATGAATTTGAGAAGGAGCTGCATGACTGGGGAGCCGTCATCATCAAGTTCTGGGTGCAGATCGACAAGGATACGCAGCTGGAGCGCTTTAACGAGCGGCAGAACACGCCGGAAAAGCAGTGGAAGATCACGGAGGAGGACTGGAGGAACCGGGAAAAATGGGATCAGTATGAGACGGCAGTCAATGAGATGATCACAAAGACGAGCACGACCTATGCGCCGTGGCATATCCTCGAGTCTGTGGATAAGAAGTACGCCAGGATCAAGGCACTCCGGATCGTGATTGAGGAGCTGGAGAAGGCACTCGATTAG
- the cls gene encoding cardiolipin synthase: MKRQKMRTEQKSNVKNSVGRLVFVGLSLLLQVLWILLLFLRLNAYSTAISLCFSVGAFLVALSIYAKHENAAFKMPWIILILAFPVLGLCIYLVFGHKNVVAKAMRRRFETIEPVLFEQIPQDEAVLGRLEEQDFAVANQCRYIKRFGHYPVYRNTDVTFYPDAAEGLAAQLHDLASAEHFIFMEYHAIEEAEAFGRIKDVLAERAAHGVEVRLFYDDVGSIGFIDPGFIKRMEAIGVECRVFNPVLPVLNIFMNNRDHRKITVVDGKIGYTGGYNLADEYFNITHPYGTWKDTGIRLAGDAVASLTVTFLQMWNATAEADHEFQTYFPKLDYRAADTGFVQPYADGPLTDGYFAEDVYLNLIKSAKHFFYAATPYLIISDDMTRELCLAAERGVDVRIVTPGIPDKKLVYQTTRSYYAPLVRRGVRIYEYTPGFIHQKQTLCDGETATVGTINFDYRSLYHHFENGVLLHGCGAIGAIGEDFAQIFEVSREVTEQYKGKRSMGLRIIQCILRLFAPLL, encoded by the coding sequence ATGAAGAGACAGAAGATGCGGACGGAACAGAAGTCTAATGTGAAAAACAGTGTGGGAAGACTTGTGTTTGTAGGATTATCCCTGCTTTTGCAGGTTTTGTGGATTTTGTTGCTGTTTTTGCGGTTGAATGCATATTCTACGGCAATCAGTTTATGCTTTAGTGTAGGAGCATTTCTTGTGGCGTTAAGCATTTACGCCAAGCACGAGAACGCTGCGTTTAAAATGCCCTGGATTATTCTGATTCTGGCGTTTCCGGTGCTGGGGCTCTGCATATATCTGGTGTTTGGACACAAGAATGTGGTCGCAAAGGCGATGCGCAGACGCTTTGAGACGATTGAACCGGTGCTGTTTGAGCAGATTCCCCAGGATGAGGCAGTGCTTGGGCGGCTGGAGGAGCAGGATTTTGCGGTGGCGAACCAGTGCCGCTATATCAAGCGGTTTGGGCATTATCCGGTGTACCGGAATACCGATGTGACATTTTACCCGGATGCGGCGGAGGGACTTGCGGCGCAGCTACACGATCTCGCGTCGGCAGAACATTTTATCTTTATGGAATATCACGCGATCGAGGAAGCGGAGGCGTTCGGCAGGATTAAGGACGTGCTCGCCGAGCGCGCGGCACACGGGGTGGAGGTACGCCTGTTTTACGATGACGTCGGCAGTATCGGCTTTATCGATCCGGGCTTTATCAAGCGCATGGAAGCCATCGGCGTAGAGTGCAGGGTGTTCAATCCGGTGCTTCCGGTCTTAAACATTTTCATGAACAACCGCGATCACAGAAAGATTACGGTGGTGGATGGAAAGATCGGCTACACGGGCGGCTACAATCTTGCGGATGAATATTTTAATATCACGCACCCGTACGGAACCTGGAAGGATACCGGAATCCGTCTTGCGGGAGATGCGGTGGCAAGCCTGACTGTGACATTTCTTCAGATGTGGAATGCCACGGCGGAGGCGGACCATGAGTTTCAGACGTATTTTCCGAAGCTGGATTACCGCGCGGCAGACACCGGTTTTGTACAGCCGTATGCGGACGGCCCCCTGACGGACGGTTATTTTGCGGAGGATGTTTATTTAAATCTCATCAAGAGTGCGAAACACTTTTTCTATGCGGCGACGCCGTATCTGATTATCAGCGATGATATGACGAGGGAACTGTGTCTGGCTGCCGAGCGCGGCGTTGATGTGCGGATTGTGACACCGGGAATCCCGGATAAGAAGTTAGTGTATCAGACGACACGCTCCTACTATGCGCCTCTGGTGCGGCGCGGCGTGCGTATCTATGAGTACACGCCGGGATTTATCCATCAGAAGCAGACACTTTGTGATGGGGAGACGGCGACGGTCGGAACGATCAATTTTGACTATAGAAGCCTGTACCATCATTTTGAGAACGGCGTGCTGCTGCATGGCTGCGGGGCGATCGGTGCCATTGGAGAGGACTTTGCGCAGATATTTGAGGTGTCGCGCGAGGTGACGGAACAGTATAAGGGAAAGCGGAGTATGGGGCTTCGCATCATACAGTGTATTCTGCGGTTGTTTGCACCGCTGTTATAG